One genomic region from Chthonomonas calidirosea T49 encodes:
- a CDS encoding MFS transporter — MPFFLRMRLILMMFWEYAAWGAWMPIISDTLEHRGISATSTGAIFGAFWLGCVITPFIGGQIADRFMPSQIFLGIAHILAAIAAFTMAHQHSVIGLYASMLAWSLVFAPTLGITNSITLHHVSRYVENEKIREREFSIIRTAGTIGWIVAAFLYLAYTRLTHYQAENLNTPIAEMMLTGILNLVMAVTCFFILPNTPPVKEKKVDPLAFREAFRLFREVPGFTIFIIISFFAATEFMFFYNLSAPFLDSLHIPRNLIPITKSISQATEVIALGVLLPLWLPKFGMRWCLLIGSFAWPLRYFIFALQKPLWLVVASLGLHGFGYAFVMVVQQLYIDRVAPRDIRASAQNMINFFTLGVGNVIGSYFSGWVQQHFTVNGQTDWPPVFILPAITTLICAVAYMFTFRDEDVERIAALREEQAVAV, encoded by the coding sequence ATGCCTTTTTTCTTACGGATGCGCCTAATTCTCATGATGTTTTGGGAGTATGCCGCCTGGGGTGCCTGGATGCCTATCATCAGCGACACATTAGAACATCGAGGGATCAGCGCTACCAGTACGGGCGCGATCTTCGGAGCCTTCTGGCTTGGGTGCGTCATCACCCCCTTCATCGGCGGGCAGATTGCCGACCGCTTCATGCCTAGCCAGATATTCCTCGGGATTGCCCATATTCTCGCGGCCATTGCAGCCTTTACCATGGCACACCAGCATTCCGTCATCGGCCTCTATGCCTCCATGCTGGCATGGTCGCTCGTTTTTGCCCCCACGTTGGGCATCACGAACTCCATTACCTTGCACCATGTTTCGCGCTATGTGGAGAACGAAAAGATTCGTGAACGCGAGTTCTCCATCATTCGTACGGCGGGCACCATCGGGTGGATTGTGGCCGCATTTCTCTACTTAGCCTATACACGGCTCACCCACTATCAGGCGGAAAACCTCAACACCCCCATCGCAGAGATGATGCTTACCGGCATCCTCAACCTCGTGATGGCCGTCACCTGTTTCTTTATCCTTCCGAACACGCCGCCCGTGAAAGAGAAGAAGGTAGATCCTCTAGCCTTTCGCGAGGCATTTCGTCTTTTTCGAGAGGTGCCCGGCTTCACCATCTTTATCATCATCTCCTTCTTTGCCGCCACGGAGTTCATGTTTTTCTATAATCTCTCGGCCCCCTTCCTCGACAGCCTGCACATACCGCGCAACCTCATCCCCATCACCAAGTCCATTAGTCAAGCCACCGAGGTCATCGCGCTGGGCGTGCTGTTGCCGCTTTGGTTGCCAAAATTTGGCATGCGCTGGTGCCTACTCATCGGCAGTTTTGCGTGGCCGTTGCGCTATTTTATTTTTGCGCTTCAAAAACCGCTCTGGCTTGTGGTGGCCTCGTTGGGCCTGCACGGCTTCGGCTATGCCTTTGTCATGGTGGTACAGCAGCTCTACATAGACCGCGTGGCGCCGCGCGATATTCGGGCAAGCGCCCAAAACATGATCAACTTCTTCACTTTGGGCGTTGGTAACGTCATCGGTAGCTACTTTAGCGGATGGGTACAACAGCATTTCACCGTGAACGGCCAAACCGATTGGCCACCGGTGTTCATTCTTCCCGCCATCACCACGCTGATCTGCGCCGTGGCCTACATGTTTACCTTCCGAGATGAGGATGTGGAACGCATTGCCGCCCTCAGAGAGGAGCAAGCGGTGGCGGTATAA
- a CDS encoding phage holin family protein, which translates to MRNWITRWAVSALALYILVQFYPSIQIHAKGTEYVVTILLVSVILGLFNSLIRPIILFFAWPINCLTFGLFGFALNVACFWILGTVLPTFRITSPKAALFGFIAMGLISGLLNFFLKDRGERS; encoded by the coding sequence GTGCGCAATTGGATTACCCGATGGGCTGTGAGTGCGCTCGCGCTCTACATTCTGGTTCAGTTCTACCCAAGCATTCAGATTCACGCAAAGGGAACGGAGTATGTGGTCACCATCCTCTTGGTATCGGTCATATTAGGGCTGTTTAACTCGTTGATTCGTCCCATCATCCTCTTTTTTGCCTGGCCTATCAACTGCCTCACGTTTGGGCTATTTGGATTTGCTCTGAATGTGGCCTGTTTTTGGATTCTGGGCACAGTGCTTCCTACCTTTCGTATCACCAGTCCAAAGGCCGCCCTGTTCGGCTTTATCGCGATGGGACTTATTAGCGGACTTCTCAACTTCTTTTTAAAGGATAGGGGAGAGCGCAGTTAA
- a CDS encoding histidine triad nucleotide-binding protein: MAENCVFCRIAEGSIPAEKVYENDEFVAFRDLNPQAPVHVLLIPRQHFATLLDVEDTALLGRALRCVQEVAKQLGLADDGFRVVVNCRENGGQTVYHLHWHILGGRFMTWPPG, translated from the coding sequence ATGGCAGAAAACTGTGTGTTTTGTCGGATCGCTGAAGGAAGCATTCCGGCAGAGAAGGTGTACGAGAACGACGAGTTTGTGGCCTTTCGCGATCTGAACCCGCAGGCCCCGGTACATGTCCTGCTGATACCTCGCCAACACTTCGCCACTCTTTTGGACGTAGAGGACACCGCTCTGCTTGGCCGAGCTTTGCGTTGCGTGCAGGAGGTGGCCAAGCAGTTGGGGCTTGCCGACGACGGTTTTCGTGTGGTGGTGAACTGTCGGGAAAATGGTGGACAGACAGTTTATCATCTTCATTGGCACATTCTTGGTGGTCGTTTTATGACGTGGCCTCCCGGCTAA
- a CDS encoding DUF1844 domain-containing protein: MEDQTPDFRVIDRRASTAAEREEAEPSSVEASSSQPTADTVSPKSEEGMPSPEMLLPLIALQMEVKQLALALVGIFDAHAWRALGLHANPKTGQAEENLPAAQLAIDCMQFLLSKVERDLPEQELRELRRRLTDLRLNYAARAK; encoded by the coding sequence ATGGAAGATCAGACACCGGATTTTCGTGTGATAGACCGTCGCGCGTCAACCGCCGCCGAGCGTGAGGAGGCGGAGCCATCGTCTGTAGAAGCGTCATCATCTCAGCCAACAGCCGATACGGTATCCCCCAAGAGCGAAGAGGGGATGCCAAGCCCGGAGATGTTGTTGCCTCTCATTGCTTTACAGATGGAGGTAAAACAGCTGGCGTTAGCGCTCGTAGGTATTTTTGATGCTCATGCGTGGCGCGCTTTGGGGCTTCATGCAAACCCTAAAACCGGCCAAGCCGAGGAGAACCTACCGGCGGCGCAGCTTGCCATAGACTGTATGCAGTTTCTTTTGAGCAAAGTGGAGCGCGATCTGCCGGAGCAGGAGTTGCGTGAACTGCGACGTCGTTTAACCGATCTACGCCTTAACTACGCTGCTCGTGCCAAATGA
- the glmU gene encoding bifunctional UDP-N-acetylglucosamine diphosphorylase/glucosamine-1-phosphate N-acetyltransferase GlmU — MTHATYQDVSSEGEQPLPPTVAVLLAAGKSTRMRSRLPKSLHPLCGLPVTAHVVRACREAGVERVIVVVGHEAERVRSGLIEAIPDGHLLEFAHQERPLGTGDAVRAAQSLLASWPHTVLVLAGDTPLLRPQTLRQLVETRVRTHVPAVMLTMELQNPTGYGRILRDEKGRVIGVVEERDATPEQRRCCECNSSIYAFDGSRLWEALAQLRPNNAQGEYYLTDVIGWFVQQGAPVETVALEDPKEALGINTRVELAQVAALLRARLLEDLMLSGVTVVDPMSTWIDVDVTVGQDSVIHPNTLLLRGTQVGEECVLGPFARIEGCRLGNRVQVYASWLVDSVLEDDVRVGPYAQVRPNSHLGAGVRIGNFVELKNATLGPRVQASHLSYLGDVEIGEGTNIGAGTITCNYDGYQKHRTRIGSRAFIGSHSTLVAPVEVGEGAFVAAGSVITANVPADALAIARSYQTVKEGWAADYRQRKANKGEQKNASK, encoded by the coding sequence ATGACACACGCCACTTACCAAGATGTCTCTTCTGAAGGGGAACAGCCCTTGCCGCCCACGGTAGCTGTACTGCTTGCGGCCGGCAAATCTACCCGTATGCGCTCGCGTCTACCAAAATCGCTGCATCCTCTTTGCGGTTTGCCCGTTACGGCGCATGTGGTTCGGGCCTGTAGGGAGGCCGGCGTCGAGCGCGTGATCGTGGTGGTGGGGCATGAAGCGGAGCGGGTGCGCTCGGGGCTTATTGAGGCGATACCGGATGGGCACCTACTGGAGTTTGCGCATCAAGAGCGGCCTCTGGGCACCGGAGATGCTGTGCGCGCTGCTCAAAGCCTTTTGGCAAGCTGGCCACATACTGTGCTTGTATTAGCCGGAGATACCCCCCTATTGCGCCCACAGACTCTTCGACAGCTTGTTGAGACCAGAGTGCGGACTCATGTTCCCGCTGTTATGTTGACGATGGAGCTGCAAAACCCGACCGGTTACGGTCGTATTCTTCGTGATGAGAAGGGGCGTGTGATCGGGGTTGTGGAGGAGCGTGATGCCACGCCGGAGCAGCGCCGATGTTGCGAATGCAATTCGTCTATCTATGCCTTTGATGGATCGCGGCTTTGGGAGGCGCTTGCCCAGCTGCGCCCAAACAACGCTCAAGGAGAGTACTACCTTACGGACGTCATCGGCTGGTTTGTGCAGCAAGGGGCACCTGTGGAAACGGTGGCCTTGGAAGACCCCAAGGAGGCGCTAGGTATTAACACACGGGTAGAGCTTGCACAGGTTGCGGCGTTGCTGAGGGCGCGTCTATTGGAAGACCTTATGCTCTCCGGAGTAACCGTGGTAGACCCCATGAGCACCTGGATAGATGTAGATGTAACGGTTGGGCAAGACAGCGTTATTCACCCAAATACGCTCTTGTTAAGGGGAACACAGGTCGGAGAAGAGTGCGTTTTGGGACCGTTTGCGCGTATTGAAGGATGTCGGCTGGGGAATCGGGTGCAGGTGTACGCTTCTTGGCTAGTCGATAGCGTATTAGAAGATGATGTGCGTGTCGGCCCCTATGCCCAGGTTCGTCCCAACTCGCATTTAGGGGCAGGGGTGCGTATAGGGAACTTTGTGGAGCTTAAGAACGCCACACTGGGCCCGCGTGTCCAGGCGTCGCATCTCTCCTATCTGGGCGATGTGGAGATAGGGGAGGGAACCAATATTGGCGCCGGCACCATAACCTGTAACTACGATGGTTACCAAAAGCACCGTACACGGATAGGTTCTCGCGCCTTTATCGGCTCCCACTCTACGCTAGTGGCGCCGGTGGAGGTTGGTGAGGGTGCTTTCGTGGCAGCGGGCTCTGTGATCACGGCCAACGTGCCCGCCGATGCGTTGGCCATCGCCCGCTCCTACCAGACGGTGAAGGAGGGGTGGGCGGCAGACTATAGGCAACGCAAAGCCAATAAAGGGGAGCAGAAGAACGCCTCTAAATAA
- a CDS encoding ribose-phosphate diphosphokinase, with protein sequence MQTNTLRVFTGNANPELAAKIARELGIELGAIQVSKFSDGEIGVKIEESARGQDIFIIQPTCAPVNDNLMELLIMIDAFRRASARRITVALPYYGYARQDKKVRPREPVTARLVANLITTAGASRVLCVDLHAGQIQGFFDLPVDHLYAGPIIAEYLRSEGLYNGNTVVVSPDVGGVARARALAEHLNTPIAIIAKRRPAPNKVEIMEIIGDVEGKTCVMIDDMIDTAGTIVQGAEALMERGAAAVHACCTHAVLSGRAVERIQCSPLETLVVTDTVPLPENKRIPKIKVLSVAPLIADAIRRIHEDSSVSELFINYGHH encoded by the coding sequence ATGCAAACCAACACCCTGCGCGTTTTCACAGGGAACGCCAACCCGGAGTTGGCGGCAAAAATTGCTCGAGAGCTTGGTATCGAGCTTGGTGCGATACAGGTCAGTAAGTTCTCCGACGGTGAGATTGGGGTGAAGATCGAGGAGAGCGCGCGCGGTCAAGACATCTTTATTATTCAGCCTACGTGTGCTCCGGTGAACGACAACCTCATGGAACTGCTCATTATGATAGATGCGTTTCGGCGGGCCTCTGCCCGTCGAATCACCGTAGCGTTGCCTTACTACGGCTATGCACGCCAGGACAAGAAGGTGCGTCCTCGCGAGCCGGTAACCGCGCGCTTGGTGGCCAACCTCATCACCACGGCAGGTGCTAGCAGGGTGCTGTGCGTAGACCTGCATGCCGGCCAAATTCAGGGGTTTTTCGACCTACCGGTTGACCATCTCTACGCCGGCCCTATTATCGCCGAATATCTGCGCTCTGAAGGGCTGTATAACGGGAATACGGTGGTTGTATCGCCCGACGTAGGCGGCGTGGCGCGTGCGCGCGCCTTAGCCGAACACCTCAATACCCCTATTGCCATTATTGCCAAGCGGCGACCCGCGCCCAATAAAGTGGAGATCATGGAGATCATCGGGGATGTGGAAGGCAAAACGTGCGTGATGATTGACGATATGATTGACACGGCTGGAACGATTGTACAAGGAGCTGAAGCGCTGATGGAGCGGGGAGCCGCCGCTGTTCATGCCTGTTGCACACACGCTGTGTTGTCGGGCAGAGCGGTGGAGCGTATCCAGTGCTCTCCCCTTGAAACCCTCGTGGTAACGGATACGGTGCCTCTGCCGGAGAACAAGCGTATCCCCAAGATCAAGGTGCTTTCGGTGGCGCCTCTTATTGCCGATGCCATCCGACGCATTCACGAGGATAGCTCGGTGAGTGAGCTGTTTATTAACTATGGGCATCATTAG
- a CDS encoding MBL fold metallo-hydrolase, translating to MRSESKVRVATAQTHTRLLEDIARPCDPTERGAFWWLGQHTFVVRVGALVFYIDPWFAAWESRCNPPPLTPAEGRYADFVLVTHGHGDHLCPETLRAMVQASPKALFVCPPTETERMLQEALIPAERLRPLNAGGVLEERGARITAIKSKHEFFDEKPEVGFPYLGYVVEADGLRFYHSGDTIMYEGLLSTLQQWPHFDVLFLPINGRDAERYRRGIIGNFTFQEAVELAGELRPRLVVPSHYDMFVGNQEDPTKFTQFLEAKYPGVPYWIGPIGERVSLP from the coding sequence ATGAGAAGCGAATCGAAGGTGCGCGTCGCCACAGCCCAGACGCATACGCGGCTTCTTGAGGACATCGCACGGCCTTGTGACCCAACGGAGCGGGGTGCGTTTTGGTGGTTAGGTCAACACACCTTTGTGGTACGGGTGGGTGCATTGGTTTTCTACATTGATCCCTGGTTTGCCGCCTGGGAATCGCGGTGTAATCCGCCGCCGCTTACCCCTGCAGAGGGGCGTTATGCCGATTTTGTGTTGGTAACCCATGGCCATGGCGACCACCTTTGTCCAGAGACCCTGCGTGCCATGGTTCAAGCCTCGCCCAAAGCGCTTTTTGTGTGTCCCCCCACCGAAACCGAGAGAATGCTTCAGGAGGCGCTCATCCCCGCCGAACGTTTAAGACCTCTCAATGCCGGTGGAGTTTTAGAGGAGCGAGGAGCGCGTATTACGGCCATTAAAAGCAAACATGAGTTCTTCGACGAAAAGCCCGAAGTGGGCTTTCCCTACTTAGGCTATGTAGTAGAAGCAGACGGCTTGCGGTTCTACCACTCCGGCGATACGATTATGTATGAGGGGTTGCTCTCGACCCTGCAGCAATGGCCGCATTTCGACGTGCTCTTTTTGCCTATTAACGGGCGCGATGCCGAACGCTATCGTCGGGGCATCATAGGCAACTTCACTTTCCAAGAGGCTGTGGAACTTGCCGGCGAGCTGCGTCCTCGACTTGTAGTCCCTTCGCATTACGATATGTTCGTGGGCAACCAAGAGGACCCAACGAAGTTCACCCAATTTTTGGAGGCCAAATATCCTGGAGTGCCGTATTGGATAGGGCCGATTGGGGAACGAGTGTCGCTGCCGTGA
- the minE gene encoding cell division topological specificity factor MinE, with protein MAMNILEKLFGRGSRSPRSVAKDRLHLVLMHDRAAISPAIMDEMRIEILKVLSRYMDIDESALEMNVERENNTVALIANVPIRRIYTEKLE; from the coding sequence ATGGCAATGAATATTCTAGAGAAACTGTTCGGGCGGGGAAGCCGATCGCCACGGAGCGTGGCCAAAGACCGCCTACACCTGGTGTTGATGCACGATCGGGCTGCTATCTCCCCGGCCATCATGGACGAGATGCGTATCGAGATCCTTAAAGTGCTGTCGCGCTATATGGACATTGATGAGAGCGCCTTGGAGATGAATGTGGAGCGGGAAAACAACACCGTCGCCCTCATTGCCAACGTCCCCATACGGCGTATCTACACAGAAAAGCTAGAGTAA
- the minD gene encoding septum site-determining protein MinD, producing the protein MTCEARVIVITSGKGGVGKTTTTANIGVALAALGDKVALVDADIGLRNLDLALGLENRIVYDIVDVVEGRAKLRQALVRDKRHQNLVLLPAAQTRDKSAVSPRQMQQVITELKDEGFGFILIDCPAGIEQGFRNATAGATEAIVVTNPEMASVRDADRIIGLLEAQELRDPMLVVNRIRVQMVKNQEMLGVEDVQEVLGKSVRLLGIVPDDESIITSTNRGEPAVLSENSLAGRAFHNIARRLRGEEVPFSELEEKTGLLERLRKMFAGKR; encoded by the coding sequence ATGACATGTGAAGCACGGGTCATTGTCATCACCTCTGGTAAAGGCGGTGTTGGCAAAACCACCACCACGGCCAACATAGGCGTAGCCCTCGCCGCGCTCGGCGACAAAGTGGCCTTGGTGGATGCGGATATCGGGCTGCGCAACCTCGATCTCGCCCTAGGCCTTGAAAACCGCATCGTATACGACATTGTGGATGTGGTGGAAGGCCGTGCAAAACTGCGCCAAGCGCTTGTGCGCGATAAACGTCACCAAAACCTCGTTCTGCTTCCCGCAGCGCAAACGCGCGATAAAAGCGCCGTAAGCCCTCGCCAAATGCAGCAGGTCATCACAGAGCTAAAAGACGAGGGGTTCGGGTTTATCCTCATCGACTGCCCTGCCGGCATTGAACAGGGGTTTCGCAACGCCACCGCCGGCGCTACCGAGGCGATCGTGGTAACGAACCCTGAAATGGCCTCCGTACGTGACGCCGATCGCATCATCGGCCTGCTCGAAGCGCAAGAGCTGCGCGACCCCATGCTCGTTGTAAACCGTATTCGCGTGCAGATGGTGAAAAACCAGGAGATGCTCGGTGTAGAGGATGTGCAGGAGGTGCTCGGTAAATCGGTACGCCTTTTGGGCATCGTGCCCGACGACGAGAGCATCATCACCTCCACAAATCGCGGCGAGCCTGCTGTTCTCAGCGAAAACAGCCTGGCAGGGCGAGCCTTTCACAACATCGCACGTCGCCTTCGCGGAGAAGAGGTGCCTTTTTCGGAATTAGAAGAAAAAACCGGCCTTTTAGAGCGGCTGCGCAAGATGTTTGCCGGAAAGAGATAG
- a CDS encoding anti-sigma factor family protein: MICYKVKSLLSAYIDGELSEDEYRFVTLHLQRCAACRKEQQELLTTKRLLSSLRVKVPRCDIPEQIARRLDTQTGPSVVQSFNWQHFLRELFAPPKLSPRFTVLMVTFCILLAFLAYRKHHQPPTILWHSGGNTVASTFTNDMLTPSDSEESPSYTFVPTQPVTYQNAEPILPLHPETFPSSFSILYHQRFLPFTFPNH; the protein is encoded by the coding sequence GTGATCTGCTACAAAGTGAAATCTCTTCTTTCTGCTTATATTGATGGCGAGCTATCTGAAGACGAGTATCGGTTTGTTACCCTGCACCTGCAACGCTGCGCAGCGTGCCGTAAAGAACAACAGGAGCTTCTTACAACGAAGCGGCTCCTTTCTTCCCTACGGGTAAAAGTGCCACGATGCGATATTCCGGAACAGATCGCTCGTCGTCTCGACACTCAAACTGGCCCTTCTGTAGTGCAAAGCTTCAACTGGCAGCATTTCCTAAGAGAGCTATTTGCACCACCCAAACTCTCTCCGCGCTTCACGGTTCTCATGGTTACATTCTGCATTCTACTGGCTTTTCTTGCTTACCGCAAGCATCATCAGCCGCCTACCATCCTTTGGCATTCAGGCGGCAACACTGTTGCCTCCACGTTTACCAACGATATGCTTACCCCAAGCGACAGTGAAGAATCGCCTTCCTATACCTTTGTTCCTACCCAACCGGTTACCTATCAGAACGCCGAGCCTATTCTCCCGCTCCATCCTGAAACGTTCCCTTCTTCGTTCTCTATCCTGTACCACCAGCGTTTCTTGCCGTTCACTTTCCCGAACCACTAA
- a CDS encoding sigma-70 family RNA polymerase sigma factor translates to MDIANLVTTSAKAQNDREEFDRLVRRCHRQAYNIAYRLTGNHADAEDLTQESFLRAYRFFDRYNRSMPFENWLYRIMSRVFIDELRKKPKCHIQSLDQPLPGNDNDSDILLEIPDPDSDPQTILMNQTLEENLQLALNSLPVEFRVAVVLADIEGLSYEEIAQSMGCSLGTVRSRLHRGRKMLRKKLNIFPKEETADDENDSYTGLGIEETA, encoded by the coding sequence ATGGATATTGCGAATCTCGTCACCACATCGGCAAAGGCACAAAACGATCGTGAGGAGTTCGACCGCCTCGTGCGGCGATGTCATCGGCAAGCCTACAACATCGCCTACCGTCTCACAGGCAACCATGCCGACGCTGAAGACCTTACTCAAGAATCGTTTCTCCGTGCCTATCGCTTCTTCGATCGCTATAACCGATCGATGCCCTTTGAAAATTGGCTCTACCGCATCATGTCACGTGTCTTCATTGACGAGCTTCGCAAAAAACCCAAATGCCACATCCAGTCTCTCGACCAACCTCTCCCCGGTAACGATAATGATAGCGATATCCTCCTCGAAATTCCCGACCCCGATTCCGATCCACAAACCATCCTCATGAACCAAACCCTCGAAGAAAACCTGCAACTCGCCCTTAACTCTCTTCCCGTAGAGTTTCGTGTGGCCGTTGTGCTTGCAGATATCGAGGGGCTTTCGTACGAGGAGATCGCCCAAAGCATGGGCTGCTCGTTGGGAACCGTTCGTTCGCGGCTGCACCGGGGTCGCAAAATGTTGCGCAAGAAACTGAACATCTTTCCCAAAGAAGAGACCGCCGATGACGAAAACGATTCGTACACCGGCTTGGGCATAGAGGAAACAGCTTAA
- a CDS encoding S53 family peptidase produces the protein MSRCTQLCNVLRSNRAYGWVLFLVTIVLTSTRAVAQAPLQRLPGHLPSIMALSHPVARTEPNEVLSLTLVLPLHHQQQLQQLIQRLYDPSDPLYGHYLTPQQFTALFSPTPQEYAQVASWAQAQGFRVVGIHRNRLLLDVEAPASTVEKAFGLHLLQFVGPDGRLFRAPDRNPEAPPVPLAGVVGLDTAADIHPFVHVFSQAYNVFGVGPRGGTGPNGGLSPSDIKTAYSFPTAQTGAGQTLGLLELDGYNPSDILGYENYFHLPNVPLQNVLIDGFDGKPGSGAIEVTFDIELMVGLAPGASRILVYEGPNTASGYIDTWARIANDNLAKQVSTSWGAPEDQMPPSIIQAENIIFMQMATQGQTVYAASGDNGAYDDGTTLSVDDPASQPYMVGTGGTRLYTVSPGGAWSQEIGSVISGGGISAVWSIPSYQQGMISAASKGSTTMRNVPDVALNSDIGYAVLLKGSWINVGGTSACAPSWAAFTALVNEARAQANLPPLGFANPALYAIARNATHYAQDFHDITIGNNKYYQAVPGYDDVTGLGTPIAANLLTDLASASLPSPTPTNLIGNPGFEQGASNPAPWQVSSPSIINDSPQEPPHSGQWDAWLGGHNQPQTDTLEQLVTFPTYITGIPYFSFYLHIDTQQRTNRVVDTLTVQFIDPNTGRVMWSLPTFSNLNARPGYFYVRGAYRTTAFSGKTLLLRITARQTTNVPTNFVVDDFSLTINH, from the coding sequence ATGTCTAGATGTACCCAACTTTGCAACGTGTTGAGAAGCAATAGGGCTTATGGGTGGGTGCTGTTTCTTGTGACCATTGTGCTTACGTCCACGAGGGCGGTGGCGCAAGCGCCTTTGCAGCGTTTACCTGGACATCTGCCCTCCATTATGGCTCTCTCACATCCGGTGGCTAGAACGGAGCCGAATGAGGTGCTTTCGCTGACACTGGTGTTACCGTTGCACCATCAGCAACAGCTTCAACAACTGATCCAACGACTGTACGACCCATCGGATCCGTTGTACGGCCACTATCTTACGCCCCAGCAGTTCACCGCGTTGTTCTCGCCAACGCCTCAGGAGTACGCCCAAGTTGCCTCATGGGCGCAAGCTCAAGGTTTTCGTGTGGTTGGAATCCACCGGAATCGCCTGTTGCTTGATGTTGAGGCGCCCGCTTCCACTGTAGAGAAGGCCTTTGGGCTGCATCTCCTTCAGTTTGTAGGGCCCGATGGCCGACTCTTTCGCGCTCCCGACCGCAATCCCGAAGCACCGCCAGTGCCTCTCGCGGGCGTGGTTGGGCTGGATACCGCAGCCGATATCCACCCCTTTGTTCATGTATTTTCTCAAGCCTACAATGTGTTTGGAGTAGGCCCGCGTGGTGGCACAGGCCCGAATGGCGGCTTATCTCCTTCCGATATTAAAACCGCCTATAGCTTCCCCACGGCACAAACCGGTGCAGGCCAAACTTTGGGGCTTTTAGAGCTTGACGGTTATAATCCGTCGGATATTCTTGGATATGAAAACTACTTCCATTTACCCAATGTCCCCTTGCAGAACGTACTGATAGACGGTTTCGACGGCAAACCGGGCAGTGGCGCCATTGAGGTGACATTCGATATCGAGCTCATGGTGGGACTGGCACCTGGGGCTTCGCGAATCCTCGTCTACGAGGGGCCTAATACGGCTTCGGGTTATATAGATACTTGGGCGCGTATCGCCAACGATAACCTCGCTAAACAGGTCTCCACCTCTTGGGGGGCCCCAGAGGATCAGATGCCACCAAGCATTATTCAAGCAGAGAACATCATCTTCATGCAGATGGCCACACAAGGACAAACCGTCTACGCAGCCTCCGGTGATAACGGGGCCTATGACGATGGCACAACGTTGAGCGTGGACGACCCAGCATCTCAACCCTACATGGTTGGTACCGGGGGGACACGGCTCTACACGGTAAGCCCAGGTGGCGCTTGGAGCCAGGAGATCGGCTCGGTGATAAGCGGTGGAGGCATTAGCGCCGTGTGGTCTATCCCTTCCTATCAGCAGGGGATGATCTCGGCAGCCTCTAAAGGTTCGACCACCATGCGCAACGTACCGGATGTAGCGCTTAATAGCGATATTGGCTATGCTGTGCTTTTGAAGGGTAGCTGGATCAATGTGGGAGGCACAAGTGCCTGCGCGCCCTCTTGGGCGGCCTTCACGGCTCTGGTGAATGAGGCTCGTGCTCAGGCAAATCTACCCCCACTGGGGTTCGCCAACCCCGCGCTCTATGCCATTGCCCGTAATGCAACGCATTATGCGCAGGACTTTCATGATATTACGATCGGCAACAATAAGTATTATCAGGCCGTGCCCGGCTATGACGATGTCACCGGCTTAGGCACTCCTATTGCTGCAAACCTGCTAACGGATCTCGCCTCAGCCTCTTTGCCAAGCCCAACTCCTACGAACCTCATTGGGAACCCTGGTTTCGAGCAGGGCGCTAGCAACCCCGCACCGTGGCAGGTTTCCAGCCCCTCGATCATTAACGATAGTCCACAGGAACCGCCTCACTCCGGCCAGTGGGACGCTTGGCTTGGTGGGCATAACCAGCCTCAAACCGACACTCTGGAACAGCTAGTTACCTTCCCGACTTATATTACAGGCATACCTTACTTCTCTTTCTACCTTCATATTGACACGCAACAGCGTACCAACCGGGTTGTGGACACGCTTACCGTGCAGTTTATAGATCCCAACACAGGACGTGTAATGTGGTCACTTCCGACCTTCTCCAATCTCAACGCACGTCCTGGCTATTTCTATGTGCGTGGAGCCTATCGTACAACCGCGTTTTCAGGTAAAACACTGCTGCTGCGGATAACCGCACGTCAGACAACCAACGTACCTACGAATTTTGTAGTGGATGACTTTAGTCTGACGATTAATCATTAG